A DNA window from Romeriopsis navalis LEGE 11480 contains the following coding sequences:
- a CDS encoding response regulator, with protein MQPEQQQRIMGYFIEEAKDHLNTIERGLLNLQSTIEDSEMVNEVFRAAHSVKGGAAMLGLNAIQHTSHRLEDYFKILKETTGIRVDQRLESLLLRVFDTLQELLEQLQGPFGLTEEASNAAMTGIEPVFGEIDAYLGTLSNDVVMPDSVPTVVGIARPLFNENVSADLRVLLDLFKQADSLSDARSQLLGIADRIKGHGESEGLLKWTDLLDQVKAAIANPDNAYRTLAAVVIKDLKQAQDWIKLDQPDSIVASEQLLALLPLAAEAGLPDVAAGSLDADLADLDLAGADLSDLDADLGDFGADLDLTGDADLGDLNLDSLEADFATEPVAGDDLDANLDDLLGDTAATGEFDLGNDLDGLLGDDAATNVDLDGDLDSLLSDASSESAGDTDLNSLFGDSSSPVENADFALDDDLGLDLLDQVGESDVASGDVDSDLEIELDEESTASLENLGELFMGVDESELTLVQDFDSTSIVDLPGGDIDAADGPDLITQALDLNDLNLDDSADMAATTESDMADMAGLSDADLGLDALSLDDAPDAAVDESSGNDFLSGLAMPAAGAAAAGAAALGLTALGDDGGDDAPSERSSGDMGLDSLELGESDLAAIDDLGLETTDGTVAVDLAAELPEQSFASDDFTDPSHDSGELDFGDLEVDSLDPVALNDVADDLGDGMTELQLLDEPAADETSLDALNLTQDTELGDLAALQENAEGDLGDLDLGDLGSGLEAESADLGDFDLGDAGAVAEANVAAYPLAGDLDLGSLDFGEAADDVADLNLDDLSSIDTADGMDLVGELSEPEAGMENFADRPTASPDTGLGDLNLESSGELSLDDLAGLDGDDVRDMPTGDVALDSLDLGEAAVDDALADLDFSAEDGSLAAVDGSADFDLGDLGADLGEASSAELPLDGLSEIDTNSDFSLDGDVAVDDALADLDVSAEDGSLSAVDGSADFDLGDLGADFGEASSSEPALDDLSGIDATSDVSIDGDASLGADDLGLSDLDGDADFDLGDLDADFGEASSPEPALDDLSGIDANSDFSLDGDADLGDLNVDLSGLDGDSELVDLSGLDEDTDLDFGDLSADLPDTGSLDDLTGSADAASDLMSDGLDMGGIADEGQSAVDLSDLADLSFDDLPSGDDAPGVDFGPVDGDTSINVDGGLDDGLTDLMSDISDTDTGFDLSSLGLAAGAAAGAGALGFAALNQDNAPDANQSTDDNASDQSEVAALDNLDALVDFDATDAGFEGDLDALLDDTDSLDGDLGDLSADDALVQTDFPQLDALLDEPSDDPTVDADLAALAADPEFDDLEKLLLDDKDTTGQSIPAAKGSASKAPAARRSLRSGKGFSDQTMRVSVKHLDNLSNLVGELVVNRNSLEQDQERMRQSLDNLLYQVQQLSDVGQRMQDLYERSLLESSLLASRQNRSELPFPIVNDVQNKPGDETDDGVEYDPLEMDRFTGFHTLSQEMIELIVRVRESASDIEFIVDETDQVTRMFRQVTTQLQEGLTRSRMVPFAQTADRLPRAVRDIAMKVGKQAELVVEGRETLIDKMILEHLYDPMTHLVNNAITHGIEGPELRKHGGKSDVGRITIRAFHQGNQTVISVSDDGAGIDVERVRLKAIEKGLITSAEAQTMSRLDLFDLIFHPGFTTRDQADDFAGRGVGMDVVRTSLTEIRGAVTIDSNPGKGTTFTIRLPLTLSISKALCCISDRARIAFPMDGVEDMLDLPKDRLHTDAEGQLCVPWRDTMLPLRPLTELLAHNRHMGRGNVYGGNQEDDIISVVVLRSAGNYLALQVDQVLGEQEIVIKQLEGPVPKPVGIAGATVLGDGRIMPIADVLELIDLSDGRLRRGSGSMWEQDGDQPVVEAPPAKTDPLVLIVDDSITVRELLSMTFNKVGYRVEQARDGQEAWEKLRAGLPCDIVFCDIEMPRMDGLELLSRVQKDPSLKQVPVAMLTSRGADRHRQMATSLGARGYFTKPYLEEALLDAAARMLKGEVLMGR; from the coding sequence ATGCAGCCGGAACAACAGCAGCGAATCATGGGCTACTTCATTGAAGAAGCCAAAGACCATCTCAATACGATCGAGCGTGGTTTGCTGAATCTCCAAAGCACCATTGAAGATTCGGAAATGGTGAATGAAGTGTTCCGGGCGGCGCACTCGGTTAAAGGCGGGGCCGCCATGTTGGGCTTGAATGCGATCCAACATACCTCCCACCGATTAGAAGACTATTTCAAAATTCTCAAGGAAACGACAGGAATTCGCGTCGACCAGCGGTTAGAGTCGCTGCTGTTGCGTGTGTTCGACACATTGCAGGAGTTGTTAGAGCAGCTGCAAGGCCCATTTGGGTTGACCGAAGAAGCATCAAATGCCGCGATGACGGGAATTGAACCCGTATTTGGTGAGATTGATGCCTATCTCGGGACGTTGTCCAATGATGTGGTGATGCCGGATTCGGTTCCGACGGTGGTCGGGATTGCGCGGCCATTATTTAACGAAAATGTGTCCGCCGATCTACGGGTGCTTTTGGATCTGTTTAAGCAGGCGGATAGTCTCAGCGATGCGCGATCGCAACTACTCGGAATTGCCGATCGGATTAAAGGTCACGGTGAAAGCGAAGGGTTGTTGAAGTGGACAGACCTGCTCGATCAGGTCAAGGCCGCGATTGCAAATCCTGATAATGCTTATCGGACCTTAGCGGCAGTTGTAATCAAGGATCTGAAGCAGGCGCAAGACTGGATCAAGCTGGACCAGCCCGATAGTATCGTGGCAAGTGAACAGTTGCTGGCGTTGTTGCCATTGGCTGCCGAGGCTGGGTTGCCGGATGTTGCCGCCGGATCGCTCGATGCCGATCTCGCAGATCTTGATTTGGCGGGTGCTGACTTGAGTGACCTGGATGCCGATCTTGGTGATTTTGGTGCCGATTTGGACCTGACTGGTGATGCTGATTTAGGCGATCTGAATCTTGATAGTTTAGAGGCGGATTTCGCGACTGAGCCGGTGGCGGGGGATGATTTAGACGCGAACCTTGATGATTTGTTGGGCGATACTGCGGCCACAGGTGAATTTGATTTAGGCAATGATCTTGATGGTTTGTTGGGTGATGACGCGGCAACCAACGTGGACTTGGATGGGGATCTCGATAGTTTGTTAAGTGACGCGAGTAGCGAATCGGCTGGGGACACGGATCTAAATTCGCTATTTGGTGATAGTTCCAGTCCGGTAGAAAATGCAGACTTTGCTTTAGATGACGATCTAGGCTTAGATCTACTCGATCAAGTGGGTGAGAGTGACGTTGCCTCCGGTGATGTGGATAGTGATCTGGAAATTGAGTTGGATGAGGAATCCACGGCTTCACTCGAAAATCTGGGTGAGCTGTTCATGGGGGTTGATGAGAGTGAGTTGACCTTGGTTCAAGATTTTGACTCGACCTCGATCGTTGATTTGCCTGGTGGTGATATTGATGCTGCCGATGGTCCCGATTTGATCACTCAAGCCCTCGATTTGAATGATCTCAACTTGGATGATTCAGCGGATATGGCGGCCACCACTGAATCCGATATGGCGGATATGGCCGGTCTCAGTGATGCAGATTTGGGGTTGGATGCGTTGTCTTTGGATGATGCGCCTGATGCCGCAGTGGATGAGTCGAGTGGAAATGATTTTCTGTCGGGTTTAGCCATGCCGGCCGCGGGCGCGGCGGCGGCTGGAGCCGCGGCGTTGGGTTTGACTGCTTTGGGTGATGATGGCGGCGATGATGCGCCGAGTGAGCGATCCAGTGGTGATATGGGCTTGGACTCCCTGGAATTGGGTGAGTCGGACTTAGCGGCGATCGACGATTTAGGTTTAGAGACGACTGATGGCACGGTGGCCGTTGATTTGGCGGCAGAGTTGCCGGAGCAATCCTTCGCGTCGGATGATTTTACCGATCCAAGCCACGATTCAGGTGAGCTGGATTTTGGTGATTTAGAGGTTGATTCGCTTGATCCAGTTGCGTTAAACGATGTTGCGGATGACTTGGGCGATGGGATGACGGAGTTGCAATTGCTGGATGAGCCCGCCGCGGATGAAACGTCGCTTGATGCGTTAAACCTGACACAGGATACGGAACTTGGGGATCTCGCTGCTCTACAAGAAAATGCTGAAGGTGATTTGGGCGACTTGGATCTGGGCGACTTAGGATCTGGCTTGGAAGCAGAATCCGCTGATTTGGGTGATTTTGATCTGGGGGACGCGGGCGCTGTTGCCGAAGCGAATGTGGCGGCGTACCCGCTAGCCGGTGATTTGGATTTGGGTTCCCTGGACTTTGGCGAAGCGGCTGACGATGTCGCTGATCTGAATTTAGACGATCTCTCGTCGATCGATACCGCCGACGGGATGGATCTCGTGGGTGAATTGTCTGAGCCAGAAGCGGGCATGGAGAATTTCGCTGATCGGCCAACGGCTTCCCCTGATACTGGCTTAGGCGACTTGAATCTTGAATCTTCTGGTGAGCTGAGTCTGGATGATTTGGCGGGGCTTGATGGCGATGATGTACGAGATATGCCGACGGGGGATGTCGCGCTCGATAGTTTAGATTTGGGCGAGGCAGCGGTTGATGATGCGCTGGCTGATCTTGATTTCAGTGCTGAAGATGGATCTCTTGCCGCGGTAGACGGAAGTGCTGATTTTGATTTAGGCGATTTAGGTGCTGATTTGGGCGAAGCATCTTCGGCTGAGCTGCCTCTGGATGGTTTGTCGGAGATCGATACGAACTCGGACTTTTCGCTGGATGGGGATGTGGCGGTTGATGACGCCCTGGCTGATCTTGATGTCAGTGCTGAGGATGGATCTCTTTCCGCGGTAGACGGGAGTGCTGATTTTGACTTGGGCGATTTGGGTGCTGATTTTGGTGAAGCCTCTTCGTCAGAGCCGGCCCTGGATGATTTGTCGGGGATCGATGCGACCTCGGATGTGTCGATCGATGGTGATGCGAGCTTGGGGGCTGATGACCTTGGTCTATCGGATTTAGATGGGGATGCCGATTTTGACTTGGGCGATTTAGATGCTGATTTCGGTGAGGCCTCTTCGCCGGAGCCGGCCCTGGATGATTTGTCGGGGATCGATGCGAACTCGGACTTTTCGCTGGATGGGGACGCTGACCTGGGTGATCTGAATGTCGATCTGTCCGGTTTAGACGGCGACTCGGAACTCGTTGACCTGTCTGGTTTGGATGAGGATACGGATTTAGATTTTGGCGACTTAAGTGCGGATTTGCCGGATACGGGCTCCCTGGATGATTTGACTGGGTCGGCCGATGCGGCGTCGGATTTGATGTCTGATGGGTTAGATATGGGCGGAATTGCCGATGAGGGGCAATCGGCTGTCGATTTATCTGATTTAGCGGACTTATCCTTTGATGATTTGCCATCGGGGGATGATGCGCCAGGCGTAGACTTTGGTCCAGTAGATGGTGACACTTCCATCAATGTGGATGGTGGATTAGATGACGGATTAACCGATCTAATGAGTGATATCTCAGACACGGATACTGGGTTTGATCTCAGTAGTCTGGGGTTGGCCGCGGGTGCGGCCGCCGGTGCTGGAGCGCTCGGTTTTGCGGCCTTGAACCAAGACAATGCTCCGGATGCAAATCAGTCAACCGACGATAATGCATCGGATCAGTCTGAGGTAGCGGCGCTGGATAATCTGGATGCGCTGGTTGATTTTGATGCCACAGATGCGGGCTTCGAGGGTGACTTGGATGCTTTGTTGGACGATACTGACTCGCTGGATGGCGACTTAGGTGATCTCAGTGCGGATGATGCACTCGTTCAGACCGATTTTCCACAGCTTGATGCGTTGTTGGATGAACCCTCTGACGATCCTACGGTTGATGCTGATTTGGCGGCCTTGGCGGCTGATCCAGAGTTTGATGATTTAGAAAAGCTGCTGTTGGATGATAAGGATACGACAGGGCAGTCTATTCCGGCGGCGAAAGGGAGTGCGTCTAAGGCGCCGGCCGCGCGCCGCTCACTGCGTTCCGGTAAGGGGTTCAGTGACCAAACGATGCGGGTTTCAGTCAAGCATCTCGATAACCTGAGCAATTTAGTCGGTGAATTGGTCGTTAACCGGAATAGCTTGGAGCAAGACCAAGAGCGGATGCGCCAGTCCCTAGATAATCTGCTTTATCAGGTGCAGCAATTGAGTGACGTGGGTCAGCGAATGCAGGATCTATACGAGCGTTCCTTGCTGGAAAGTTCGCTGCTAGCGAGCCGTCAGAATCGCTCTGAATTGCCATTCCCGATCGTTAATGACGTACAGAATAAGCCGGGTGACGAGACGGATGACGGGGTGGAATACGATCCGTTGGAGATGGACCGATTTACCGGTTTTCATACCCTATCTCAGGAAATGATCGAGCTGATTGTCCGAGTACGGGAGTCGGCTTCGGATATCGAATTTATCGTCGATGAAACGGATCAAGTGACGCGGATGTTCCGGCAGGTGACGACGCAGTTGCAGGAAGGCTTGACGCGATCGCGCATGGTGCCGTTTGCCCAGACAGCGGATCGTTTGCCTCGGGCGGTGCGGGACATTGCGATGAAGGTGGGTAAGCAAGCGGAGTTGGTGGTCGAGGGGCGCGAGACGCTGATCGATAAGATGATCTTGGAGCATCTCTACGACCCGATGACACATTTGGTCAACAATGCGATTACCCACGGGATCGAAGGACCGGAGTTGCGCAAGCATGGTGGAAAATCGGATGTCGGGCGGATTACGATTCGTGCTTTCCATCAAGGGAATCAAACGGTGATTTCAGTCTCTGATGATGGTGCGGGGATTGACGTTGAGCGGGTGCGGCTGAAGGCGATCGAGAAGGGTTTGATCACTAGTGCGGAAGCGCAGACAATGAGTCGCCTGGATCTGTTTGATCTCATTTTCCATCCGGGCTTTACCACCCGCGACCAAGCCGATGACTTTGCTGGTCGGGGCGTGGGTATGGATGTTGTACGCACTAGTCTGACGGAGATTCGGGGTGCGGTGACGATCGACTCGAATCCGGGCAAGGGCACGACGTTCACCATTCGTCTGCCGTTGACCTTGAGTATTTCCAAGGCGCTATGTTGTATCAGCGATCGGGCGCGGATTGCCTTCCCGATGGATGGTGTGGAAGATATGCTGGATCTGCCGAAGGATCGCTTGCATACCGATGCTGAAGGTCAGCTGTGTGTGCCGTGGCGCGACACGATGCTACCCCTGCGGCCGCTGACTGAACTGTTGGCTCACAATCGTCATATGGGTCGCGGTAATGTCTATGGTGGTAACCAAGAAGATGACATTATTTCGGTGGTCGTTTTGCGGAGTGCGGGTAATTACCTCGCGTTGCAAGTTGACCAGGTACTTGGGGAGCAAGAGATTGTAATCAAGCAGCTTGAAGGTCCAGTGCCGAAGCCCGTGGGGATTGCTGGTGCGACAGTCTTGGGTGATGGTCGGATTATGCCGATTGCTGACGTGTTAGAGCTGATTGACCTGTCAGATGGTCGTCTGCGCCGCGGTTCGGGCAGCATGTGGGAACAGGATGGTGATCAGCCAGTGGTGGAAGCACCACCTGCGAAGACGGATCCGCTGGTGTTGATTGTGGATGACTCGATTACGGTGCGTGAGCTGTTGTCGATGACCTTTAATAAAGTCGGTTATCGGGTTGAGCAGGCCCGTGATGGTCAGGAAGCCTGGGAGAAGCTCCGGGCCGGACTGCCTTGCGATATTGTCTTCTGTGACATTGAAATGCCTCGGATGGACGGTCTTGAACTGTTATCGCGAGTTCAGAAGGATCCGAGCTTGAAGCAGGTACCTGTGGCGATGCTGACTTCACGTGGGGCCGATCGCCATCGTCAAATGGCGACTTCGCTTGGTGCTCGCGGTTACTTTACGAAGCCTTACCTTGAGGAAGCCCTGCTGGATGCAGCGGCGCGGATGCTTAAAGGTGAAGTGTTGATGGGTCGCTAG
- a CDS encoding methyl-accepting chemotaxis protein, which produces MARAIDFAQEYQQAEKAYMQGRYEEAASMIDGLVDAHPQDPSARLLRGHIYCYGLQRYDVAQEQYQSVLDLTDDAEFVDYANSGLSYARQCADDSASDGAGVSLEEDTAGTSGGFYSNSSWAEGASAGGDDFVLAEMDFELDEPASAPLEPNFAADSNGFDSNGFAGGGFDNNAFAAPDPGMTTQELSDPFATANNDSPSGSLLGDDSEPLSYELPDDDLPGAFEEFDSVFAEAPDAAAGQDLTGLGGVDAFDEPPAFDSPNAAVSLGDMDFGGADDLGGAAPAFESPELGHEVSDFGASADLSVPEPDFGGADDLNLGNADFGSPDDLSLGNADFAFDEVGTELGGAANSPFVPIEPADTSEATYFMGDAPAVPATSPDTDLAASPTTPQFSEPEFPEPEFSEPQQFTDAAPVEPDLMGFNAADLDDPSLSSLTPADTPDVANTGGGDFLDEFDEFDDLGNLSDFDLSEDSAGFTSPSVGTPFGMDGMDVGLGAAGVAAGAAGAAAMGSMDSMDLSGELTGGSRGPKLPEEELFNINAGDQLPSFTQNESGQLEEPVINVDQGGLEFFDNAQLPKKHWYTGLATGLASTLAVAAACAIGMNIAKPANPTPEQNAAYGAVPILGLGMVGASLVGGLGTAFVTSRMAGKRMKQSTDDLKNQFDAVCQGNLNARATVYSKDELGQLSSGFNQMARSILTTTSEAQRKAEEQEQAKEDLQRQVIRLLDDVEGAARGDLTVQAEVTADVLGAVADSFNLTIQNLREIVQQVKLAARQVSKGSTENEVFARSLSSDALRQAEELAVTLNSVQMMTDSIQRVAESAREAEEVARLTSATALKGGEAVERTVAGILEIRETVAETTRKVKRLAESSQEISKIVALISQIASRTNLLALNASIEAARAGEAGRGFAIVADEVRQLADRAAKASKEIEQIVLQIQGETGSVMTAMEEGTQQVIEGTRLAEQAKRSLDDIIQVSNRIDTLVRSITADTVEQTETSRAVAQVMQSVELTAQETSQEAQRVSGSLQNLVGVARDLLTSVERFRVETTDQD; this is translated from the coding sequence ATGGCACGAGCGATTGACTTTGCACAGGAATATCAGCAGGCGGAAAAAGCCTACATGCAAGGTCGCTATGAAGAGGCGGCATCGATGATCGATGGCCTCGTGGACGCCCATCCCCAAGATCCAAGTGCGCGCCTGTTGCGCGGGCATATCTATTGCTATGGCTTGCAGCGCTACGATGTGGCCCAAGAGCAATATCAGTCCGTCCTGGATCTAACCGATGATGCCGAATTTGTCGATTATGCGAATAGTGGTTTGAGCTACGCGCGTCAATGTGCCGATGATTCTGCGAGTGATGGCGCGGGTGTCTCGCTGGAAGAAGATACCGCTGGCACTTCCGGTGGATTTTACAGTAACAGTAGTTGGGCCGAAGGCGCGAGCGCGGGTGGCGACGATTTTGTCTTAGCTGAAATGGATTTTGAGTTGGACGAACCGGCCTCGGCGCCGTTGGAGCCAAACTTCGCGGCTGACTCAAATGGCTTTGACAGTAATGGTTTTGCCGGTGGAGGTTTTGATAATAATGCCTTCGCGGCGCCCGATCCTGGGATGACCACTCAGGAGTTGAGCGATCCCTTTGCCACAGCGAATAATGATTCGCCTTCGGGCAGCTTGCTCGGCGATGACAGCGAACCATTGAGCTATGAATTGCCAGATGATGATTTGCCTGGCGCCTTTGAGGAATTTGATAGTGTGTTTGCCGAAGCGCCTGATGCAGCGGCAGGGCAAGACCTTACTGGTTTGGGTGGGGTTGACGCCTTTGATGAGCCGCCGGCCTTCGATTCGCCAAATGCGGCGGTTAGTTTAGGGGATATGGATTTTGGTGGCGCGGATGATTTGGGGGGCGCTGCACCCGCTTTTGAGTCGCCTGAGTTGGGCCATGAGGTGTCAGACTTTGGGGCTTCGGCGGATCTGAGTGTGCCGGAGCCAGATTTTGGTGGCGCAGATGATTTGAATCTGGGTAATGCTGATTTTGGGTCGCCGGATGATCTGAGTCTGGGTAATGCCGATTTTGCCTTTGATGAAGTTGGTACGGAGTTGGGGGGTGCGGCAAATTCGCCGTTTGTGCCGATCGAGCCCGCCGATACCTCGGAAGCGACTTATTTTATGGGTGATGCGCCGGCCGTTCCGGCCACTAGTCCGGATACCGATTTAGCCGCTTCACCCACCACGCCACAATTTTCCGAGCCGGAGTTCCCGGAACCTGAGTTTTCCGAGCCGCAACAATTCACCGATGCTGCGCCGGTAGAGCCTGATTTGATGGGGTTCAACGCTGCGGATCTGGACGATCCGAGTCTGTCGAGCCTCACCCCGGCGGATACGCCGGACGTGGCCAATACTGGCGGTGGTGACTTCCTGGATGAATTTGATGAATTTGACGATTTAGGTAACCTATCGGATTTCGATCTATCCGAGGATTCGGCTGGTTTCACGAGTCCCTCGGTCGGGACGCCATTTGGGATGGATGGCATGGATGTTGGCCTGGGTGCCGCCGGGGTGGCGGCTGGTGCCGCTGGTGCCGCCGCCATGGGGTCCATGGATTCCATGGATTTGAGTGGGGAACTGACGGGTGGCAGCCGTGGGCCGAAGCTGCCGGAAGAAGAACTATTTAATATCAACGCTGGCGATCAGTTGCCGAGCTTTACCCAAAATGAATCCGGCCAGCTGGAAGAGCCGGTGATTAATGTTGATCAGGGTGGGTTAGAGTTTTTTGACAATGCGCAATTGCCGAAGAAGCATTGGTATACGGGCTTGGCGACGGGCTTAGCTTCGACCTTGGCGGTTGCGGCGGCTTGTGCGATCGGGATGAATATTGCCAAGCCCGCGAATCCGACCCCGGAGCAGAATGCGGCCTATGGTGCTGTGCCGATTTTGGGCCTCGGTATGGTGGGCGCGAGTCTGGTTGGGGGTCTGGGGACAGCGTTTGTGACCAGTCGCATGGCTGGTAAGCGCATGAAGCAGTCTACCGATGACTTGAAGAACCAGTTTGACGCGGTCTGTCAAGGGAACTTGAACGCGCGGGCGACGGTTTATTCTAAGGATGAGCTGGGTCAGCTCTCCAGTGGCTTTAACCAAATGGCGCGATCGATTCTGACGACAACCAGTGAAGCCCAGCGTAAAGCGGAAGAGCAGGAACAGGCGAAGGAAGATCTGCAACGCCAAGTGATTCGCTTGCTCGATGATGTGGAAGGCGCGGCGCGGGGCGACTTGACTGTGCAGGCGGAAGTCACGGCTGACGTATTAGGTGCGGTGGCTGACTCGTTTAACCTCACAATTCAGAACCTGCGTGAGATTGTCCAGCAGGTGAAGTTGGCCGCGCGGCAAGTCAGTAAAGGTTCGACCGAGAATGAAGTGTTTGCCCGCAGTCTATCCTCTGATGCATTGCGTCAGGCGGAAGAGTTGGCCGTAACGCTGAATTCCGTGCAGATGATGACCGACTCGATTCAGCGGGTGGCGGAGAGTGCGCGCGAGGCGGAGGAAGTCGCTCGCTTGACCTCGGCTACTGCCCTGAAGGGGGGTGAGGCCGTGGAACGCACGGTGGCCGGTATCCTTGAAATCCGGGAGACGGTGGCCGAGACCACGCGTAAGGTGAAGCGCTTGGCGGAATCTTCCCAGGAGATCTCGAAGATTGTTGCCTTAATTTCGCAGATTGCTTCGCGGACCAATTTGCTCGCCTTGAACGCCAGTATTGAGGCGGCCCGGGCCGGTGAAGCGGGTCGTGGTTTTGCGATCGTTGCCGATGAGGTCCGGCAGCTGGCGGACCGAGCCGCGAAAGCGTCGAAAGAGATTGAACAAATCGTCTTGCAGATTCAGGGTGAAACCGGCTCTGTCATGACAGCGATGGAAGAAGGTACCCAGCAGGTAATTGAGGGAACGCGCTTGGCGGAGCAGGCGAAACGCTCCCTCGATGACATTATTCAGGTTTCCAATCGGATTGATACATTGGTCCGATCGATTACCGCGGATACGGTTGAGCAAACTGAAACATCCCGTGCTGTGGCGCAGGTGATGCAGTCGGTGGAATTGACCGCCCAAGAAACCTCCCAAGAGGCGCAGCGAGTGTCTGGTTCGCTGCAAAACTTGGTGGGAGTTGCCCGCGACCTGCTGACTTCGGTCGAACGATTCCGGGTCGAAACGACCGATCAAGATTGA
- a CDS encoding phospholipase D-like domain-containing protein encodes MRKFAHSTAVLLSLGFALTACQKPDNSSVQLKALKPLPQDKSIVVYTNHNPANRFTDRYRQQTRFGDDLEQIIIDAINSATSSIDIAVQELRLPGIAQTLQKQHRQGIRIRVILENSYRKAHSKFSAAELAAIPDRSRNRIIEGRRLIDRNNNGQLSPTEAAQNDALVILEQANIPLIDDTADGSKGSGLMHHKFVVIDGQRTIVTSANFTMSDMVGDFASEHSRGNPNTLLDITSPKLAAIFLEEFNLLWGDGPGGQTDSKFGTKKPHRSAKTITIDNTIVKIQFSPAKAKIPWAETTNGLIAKQLQTAKQSIDLALFVFSDQQLVNAMEPLHKNGIKTRALIDSGFIYRPYSEALDMLGVTLASKACKLEPGNAPWQQPMKLVGTPRLAPGDLLHHKFGIIDQHTVIIGSQNWTEAANRGNDEFALTIVNPTVAAHYQREFDRLAEGAYFGLPPAIQKKVKAQNCAIQTPLKTTNGKVNLNTATIVELDTLPGIGQKTAKRIIQHRPFASITDLDNVPGIGPKTLRKLEPHVTW; translated from the coding sequence ATGCGAAAATTTGCCCATTCAACAGCAGTCCTTTTAAGTCTTGGATTCGCCCTCACGGCTTGCCAAAAACCGGACAACAGCTCGGTCCAGCTCAAGGCACTCAAACCACTGCCCCAAGATAAATCGATCGTGGTTTACACAAATCACAATCCGGCCAATCGCTTTACGGATCGCTATCGCCAACAAACCCGATTTGGGGATGATTTAGAGCAGATTATTATCGACGCGATTAACAGCGCGACCAGTTCGATCGACATTGCCGTACAAGAATTACGATTGCCAGGCATTGCCCAAACCCTACAAAAGCAGCATCGTCAAGGAATTCGTATTCGAGTCATTTTAGAAAACAGCTATCGTAAAGCCCATAGCAAATTTAGCGCTGCCGAATTAGCCGCAATACCCGATCGTTCACGCAATCGGATTATTGAAGGAAGAAGGCTCATCGATCGCAATAACAATGGACAATTAAGCCCCACAGAAGCCGCTCAAAACGATGCACTGGTGATTTTAGAACAAGCCAATATTCCACTGATTGATGACACGGCTGACGGTTCAAAAGGCAGTGGATTAATGCATCACAAGTTTGTTGTCATTGATGGACAAAGGACGATAGTCACCTCCGCCAATTTCACGATGTCGGATATGGTGGGCGATTTTGCCTCCGAGCACAGTCGCGGCAATCCGAATACGCTACTGGATATTACAAGTCCCAAACTTGCGGCGATATTTCTGGAGGAGTTCAATCTCCTCTGGGGGGATGGCCCTGGCGGCCAGACAGACAGTAAATTTGGCACAAAGAAACCCCACCGTAGCGCTAAAACTATTACGATCGATAACACGATAGTCAAGATTCAATTTTCACCCGCGAAAGCCAAAATACCGTGGGCAGAGACAACCAATGGCTTAATCGCAAAGCAGTTACAAACCGCCAAACAATCGATTGACTTAGCGTTATTTGTCTTCTCTGATCAACAGCTCGTTAATGCCATGGAGCCACTCCACAAAAATGGCATCAAAACCCGTGCCTTAATTGATTCCGGCTTTATCTATCGACCTTACAGTGAAGCGCTCGACATGCTCGGTGTCACCCTTGCATCCAAAGCCTGCAAGCTCGAACCCGGCAATGCCCCGTGGCAACAGCCCATGAAATTAGTCGGCACGCCCAGACTCGCCCCGGGCGATTTGCTGCACCACAAATTTGGCATTATTGATCAGCACACTGTCATTATCGGCTCCCAAAACTGGACCGAAGCCGCCAACCGGGGCAATGATGAATTTGCCCTGACAATCGTTAATCCCACAGTTGCCGCGCACTACCAGCGGGAATTCGATCGGTTGGCGGAAGGCGCATACTTTGGCCTGCCACCAGCGATTCAGAAAAAGGTCAAAGCCCAAAACTGTGCGATCCAAACGCCGCTTAAAACCACCAACGGCAAAGTGAATCTTAATACGGCGACGATCGTGGAACTCGATACCCTGCCTGGCATCGGCCAGAAAACGGCCAAACGCATTATTCAACACCGCCCCTTCGCCTCGATCACTGACCTGGATAACGTTCCCGGCATCGGCCCCAAAACGCTCAGAAAGCTCGAGCCGCATGTCACATGGTGA